A single window of Salvia splendens isolate huo1 chromosome 6, SspV2, whole genome shotgun sequence DNA harbors:
- the LOC121810046 gene encoding T-complex protein 1 subunit epsilon-like, which produces MAMTFDEFGRPFIILREQEQKTRLRGLDAQKANIAAGKAVARILRTSLGPKGMDKMLQSPDGEVTITNDGATILEQMDVDNQIAKLMVELSRSQDYEIGDGTTGVVVMAGALLEHAQKLLERGIHPIRIAEGYEMASRVAVDHLERISHKFEFSATNVESLIQTCMTTLSSKIVNRCKRSLAEIAVKAVLAVADLERKDVNLDLIKVEGKVGGKLEDTELIYGIVVDKDMSHPQMPKHIEDAKIAILTCPFEPPKPKAKHKVDIDTVEKFQTLREQEQKYFDDMVQKCKDVGATLVICQWGFDDEANHLLMHRDLPAVRWVGGVELELIAIATGGRIVPRFQELTPEKLGKAGLVREKAFGTTKDRMIYIEHCANSRAVTIFIRGGNKMMIEETKRSLHDALCVARNLIRNNSIVYGGGSAEISCSIAVDAAADKYPGVEQYAIRAFADALDAVPMALAENSGLQPIETLSAVKSQQIKENNSGCGIDCNDVGTNDMREQNVFETLIGKQQQILLSTQVVKMILKIDDVISPSEF; this is translated from the exons ATGGCGATGACGTTCGATGAATTCGGCCGTCCGTTCATCATACTAAGGGAGCAGGAGCAGAAAACCAGATTGCGCGGCCTCGATGCGCAGAAGGCCAATATCGCCGCCGGAAAAGCCGTGGCGCGAATCCTCCGCACTTCTCTCGGACCTAAAGGCATGGACAAGATGCTCCAGAGCCCCGACGGCGAGGTCACCATCA CAAATGACGGTGCCACGATCCTGGAGCAGATGGATGTGGACAACCAGATTGCCAAGCTCATGGTTGAGCTGTCTCGGAGTCAGGACTACGAAATTGGCGATGGAACAACGGGGGTTGTTGTCATGGCTGGTGCTCTTCTAGAACACGCGCAGAAGTTGCTGGAACGCGGAATTCATCCCATTCGCATTGCAGAAGGCTATGAGATGGCTTCGAGGGTAGCTGTTGATCATTTGGAACGTATATCGcataagtttgagtttagtgcgACAAATGTTGAATCTCTCATTCAGACCTGTATGACTACTTTATCTTCCAAGAT TGTGAATAGGTGTAAGCGCAGTCTTGCAGAGATTGCTGTTAAAGCAGTTCTTGCCGTTGCAGATTTAGAGAGGAAGGATGTTAATCTTGACTTGATTAAAGTAGAGGGTAAAGTAGGTGGAAAGTTGGAGGATACTGAGCTGATATATGGAATTGTTGTTGATAAAGATATGAGTCATCCACAGATGCCAAAGCACATCGAGGATGCAAAAATTGCCATTTTGACTTGCCCCTTCGAGCCTCCAAAGCCAAAGGCTAAGCATAAGGTTGATATTGATACTGTGGAGAAATTCCAAACATTGCGCGAACAAGAGCAGAAATACTTTGATGATATGGTTCAGAAGTGCAAG GATGTTGGGGCTACGTTAGTTATCTGCCAATGGGGTTTTGATGATGAAGCAAACCACTTACTGATGCACAGAGACTTGCCTGCTGTCAGATGGGTTGGTGGAGTTGAGTTAGAGCTGATTGCCATTGCTACAG GTGGGAGAATTGTGCCAAGATTTCAAGAGTTGACACCAGAGAAGCTGGGCAAG GCTGGTTTAGTTCGAGAAAAAGCATTTGGAACCACTAAGGATCGGATGATATATATTGAGCACTGTGCAAACTCAAGGGCTGTAACAATATTTATACGTGGTG GTAACAAAATGATGATAGAGGAAACTAAGCGCAGCCTCCATGATGCTTTATGCGTTGCAAGGAACCTTATCCGAAACAATTCCATAGTATATGGAGGTGGTTCTGCTGAAATTTCTTGTTCAATTGCTGTTGATGCAGCTGCTGATAAATACCCAGGAGTTGAACAG TATGCAATCAGGGCATTTGCTGATGCATTAGATGCTGTCCCAATGGCATTGGCTGAAAACAGTGGTCTCCAGCCAATCGAAACTTTATCTGCTGTCAAATCTCAGCAAATTAAG GAGAACAACTCCGGCTGCGGGATTGATTGCAACGATGTTGGCACAAATGACATGCGTGAACAAAATGTCTTTGAGACTTTGATCGGGAAGCAACAGCAGATTCTGCTATCAACTCAAGTTGTTAAGATGATTCTGAAAATTGATGATGTTATCTCACCATccgaattttga
- the LOC121810021 gene encoding cleavage and polyadenylation specificity factor subunit 6-like encodes MDPVTGEQLDYGDGDYAGNQKMQYHQGGAIPALAEEEMIGEDDEYDDLYSDVNVGEGFLQMQRSETQAPPVVASSGFQSSKAIVPGTRVEAVASQDVNNERVANEGNYATASVQFPDQKSSLPASGGPTQIIDGGQRGRRPEMANNSQAANLGYQGSESMPHKIAADRLNSSEKVIGEPALLMYPNMGNTKGVPQIPPNQMNSNANVNVNRSMDDEYMVRPSVENGNTMLFVGELHWWTTDSEIESVLIQFGKVKEIKFFDERSCGKSKGYCQVEFYDSAAASACKEGMNGHIFNGRACVVAFATPQTIRQMGASYTNKTQGQTQSQLQGRNPVNDAAGRGNGSDYPSGDTGRNFGRGGWARGNQGPNRGPGSGPMRGRGGMVNTNMMGNAPGAGGVSGGGTYGQGMTGPSFGGTPGMMPHQGMMGPGFDLAYMGRGTGYGGFSGPGFPGMLPPFQAVNSMGLPGVAPHVNPAFFGRGMNPNGMSMMGTAGMVGPHSGMWNDTNMGGWGGEEHGRESSYGGEDNASEYGYEEGSHDKGVRSSAASRDKERDSDRDGSSVPEKRHREEREQDGDRYDRDSRRREVKDRNRDYRHKDRESGYDDEWDKGQSSRSRSRSGAVHQNDHRSRSRDADYGKRRRMPSE; translated from the coding sequence ATGGATCCAGTGACTGGTGAGCAGTTAGATTATGGTGACGGAGACTATGCAGGGAATCAAAAAATGCAATATCATCAAGGTGGAGCTATACCGGCACTTGCTGAAGAGGAGATGATTGGTGAGGATGATGAATATGATGACCTTTATAGCGATGTTAATGTTGGAGAGGGTTTCCTGCAAATGCAGCGTTCTGAGACACAAGCGCCTCCTGTGGTAGCAAGTAGTGGGTTTCAAAGTTCGAAAGCTATTGTTCCTGGAACTCGAGTCGAAGCGGTGGCCTCGCAAGACGTGAACAATGAAAGAGTTGCTAATGAAGGAAATTATGCTACTGCTTCAGTTCAATTTCCAGATCAGAAGAGTAGCTTGCCAGCCTCTGGGGGCCCAACACAGATCATAGATGGCGGTCAAAGGGGGAGGCGTCCTGAAATGGCGAATAATTCTCAAGCTGCGAATCTGGGATATCAAGGATCAGAAAGTATGCCTCATAAGATTGCTGCAGATCGGTTGAACAGTTCAGAAAAAGTAATTGGTGAGCCTGCACTGTTGATGTATCCTAACATGGGTAACACAAAAGGTGTTCCGCAGATTCCACCTAATCAGATGAACTCTAATGCAAATGTTAATGTAAACCGTTCAATGGATGACGAATACATGGTTAGGCCATCTGTAGAAAATGGAAATACAATGCTGTTTGTAGGAGAATTACATTGGTGGACAACTGATTCTGAGATTGAAAGTGTACTGATTCAGTTTGGGAAAGTCAAGGAGATAAAGTTTTTTGATGAAAGGTCTTGTGGTAAGTCCAAAGGTTATTGCCAAGTCGAATTTTATGATTCTGCTGCAGCCTCTGCATGTAAGGAGGGTATGAATGGTCACATTTTTAATGGGAGAGCTTGCGTGGTGGCATTTGCCACTCCACAGACCATAAGACAAATGGGTGCTTCTTACACAAATAAGACTCAGGGCCAGACTCAGTCTCAACTGCAAGGAAGGAATCCTGTTAATGATGCAGCAGGTAGAGGTAATGGGTCTGATTACCCAAGTGGAGACACAGGGAGAAATTTTGGACGAGGTGGCTGGGCACGAGGGAACCAAGGGCCAAATAGGGGTCCTGGATCAGGACCTATGAGAGGAAGAGGGGGTATGGTAAACACGAATATGATGGGGAATGCACCTGGCGCTGGTGGTGTTTCTGGTGGAGGAACTTACGGACAAGGTATGACTGGCCCTAGTTTCGGTGGAACTCCTGGTATGATGCCTCATCAGGGCATGATGGGTCCCGGTTTTGATCTAGCATATATGGGTCGCGGAACTGGTTACGGAGGCTTCTCAGGCCCTGGTTTCCCGGGGATGCTTCCTCCATTTCAAGCTGTTAATTCCATGGGGCTTCCTGGAGTGGCTCCTCATGTCAACCCAGCTTTTTTTGGCCGAGGAATGAATCCCAATGGAATGAGCATGATGGGAACTGCAGGAATGGTAGGACCTCATTCAGGAATGTGGAATGATACAAACATGGGTGGATGGGGAGGGGAAGAACATGGAAGAGAGTCTAGTTATGGTGGAGAGGATAATGCATCAGAATATGGGTATGAAGAGGGAAGTCATGACAAAGGTGTAAGGTCTAGTGCTGCTTCCCGGGATAAAGAGAGAGATTCTGATCGTGATGGGTCTAGTGTTCCAGAGAAGCGGCATAGGGAGGAGAGGGAACAAGATGGAGACAGATATGATAGGGATTCTAGACGCAGAGAAGTGAAGGATCGTAATCGGGACTATCGCCACAAAGATCGTGAATCGGGTTATGATGACGAATGGGATAAAGGACAGTCATCGAGATCCCGCAGCAGATCTGGTGCAGTGCATCAAAATGATCACAGGTCTCGATCTAGGGATGCTGATTATGGGAAACGGAGACGCATGCCATCTGAATGA